In the Solanum stenotomum isolate F172 unplaced genomic scaffold, ASM1918654v1 scaffold18787, whole genome shotgun sequence genome, AATTTCCTCAATATCTCTATCTCCAGATTCCTTAAGTAGTACTTCCAAAGGTGTAAGGCCTCCTTTGTTCAAAGAATTCACATCAATAGTGCCTTTAGCAACAAAATTTTCGTCAAGCAATAGATCAACAACCTGGTTTATCATTTCTCTTATCtgttattgaaatttaaaagttgATATGATGAGATAAAAGAGGCATAGTAATGAAGATACTTACCTCGAATTGCTTAGTTGACGTAGCAAGATGCAAAACAGTGTTTCCTTGAATATCCTTGTTGTTTAAAAGACCATACTTGTTAAATTCCTTGAGATTCTCAAGTAATAATTTGAAAGCTTCAAACTGATGATTCTTGACAGCTAAATGAAGACAAGTCTCGCCATGAGCAGTCACTTCTGCTGCAGAGTTTGGAGAAGCCACAAGAAGCTCCTTTATAACATGTTTTCTGCCTTTGATTACTGCATAGTGAAGGGGAATTCTTCTGTCCTTCCCTTTGAGAAGGCATAGATTACGGTCAACGTTCAATAGCTCCTTCACAATATCTATATCTCCATTTGCTGAGGCAATATGCAAAGGGCTGAAACCATCCTGGTTTAGTTCTCTTGCAAATTCGGGCCTCAAACGAATGATCTCCTTAGCAAACTCAAGATGGAGACTCAAACAAGCAATATGCAGAGGAGTTTCATTACTACCTGCTAATGAAACTGTGCTGAGCAGAAAAGGGACTTCTTTGATCAAGCTTTGCAAGTGATGAACATCGCCTTTTTGAGCAGCCTCCCTCAGCCTTCTGTCCATCAATTCTACCAACGAATTATgcaatttatttgatttttatcgTTTGGATTTTAGTTTCATTCATCAAATTGTGCTCAGCAGGAAGGAATATCTTAGCTCtgaaaatctcaaattcaacTCTTTTAGAAAGGTGTTCAGTTTGACTTATTTAGGATGAGAGTTTTCTTcctgaattaattattttgcatTCTCAGGTTTATTGAATAGTAAGACAAATACTAGTTATCAACAAGTCACTCTCTTTCTGATATTTTAAGTTCAATATGTCAAGCAAATTATGCTGAAAAAGTCAATAAAATGTATATAATTGTTGTGATAAAATCATACCTAATTGAGTTGTAGTTTATTTAATTAGACATTTGGAGATTTATGTATTTAGATATGTAAGCAATTCAAAGTCAATGTAATGTATATAATCGTTGTGCTAAAATCAGCTGAACCTTTGCTGAATGGATCAATTAATTCAGAACATGACATGTATATAATAACTAGCTCTTATCTTGTTCAAATAGTGATTATGagttaggcataatacatatattggaccctaaacttagcttcaaatttcaactttgacctccaactttcatagtgcacaaacaagcactttaactatccaaccttttaataaataaacacgcgaatTTTGGAGCAAAGAGCGTGAAATGCAAACGCTTccacgtgtattagtgagccactcaatggttgccaactaattaaacactttacacgtccattttagaactaaaaaaaaaaaataataattaagggtagagttgtcatttcagcatttttttttactgttgtgtGCCTCAAAAATTACTTCTAACTCGCGCAAAATGCGTGCACATCACGCGTTTTGCTAGGTAAGacacgcgtgtttatttattaaaaggttggatagttaaagtgtctatttgtgcactttgaaagttggaggtcaaagttaaaatttgaagtcaagtttaaggtccaatatatgtattatgcctatgaGTTATAAAGGTTATGTTTAATAAACTAGTATGTCAATTCAATGAAATAAAATTGAGGATTAAGTTGAATTGTCATGAAAGCATATTAATGGCATTTGATAGTAAAATTGATCATAGGTACTGAGTAACTTCGTCCACACAGACTTAGAAATGGGAAGAAAccacttaaaatattttgtctCTCTAGAGTTTTGGTCTCCCTTGACTTTCCCTCACTTTATTGATCACTATGCTACACCTTTGGACGGGTCTATTAACAACTGCAGTCAATACTTGAATTGAGGTAATCCTAATATTAAGGTGGTTAGCAAATTCAAAGTTAATGataatcatatcatcatattatACCAAAAGTGGAAAGAATGTTAGGCAAAAGTTAGATTACCATTTTTCGCATTATCAAATACAAATActattaatcatttaataaattgctaattaaatattaaatagtaaattttACTTACTACAAGGGAGAGTTGCACATTAAGCCAATATCAATTTCTTTCTGTTACAATTTATTCATGTTGTATGgtgaattaatattaaattgttATAAGTAATTATTATCAAGAAGACAAAACGACTCCTAATTATATTGTTTAATAAATTACAGGTGAAGACCAAAGGTTACATAATTAAGTAGGAAACTGATGGgcctcttttatttatttttcctttcatcTCCCCTCACCTAAGGTTTTCCTATTTAAAGTCACCTAGAAAGGGAAATGAATTTACAAATCTCATATCTGATCTTCTTACTAAAGTATGTTAATGTTAATTCTCTTTATAAATTAAGATTCATTTTCTCATCTTTGgtatatcatttctttcttctttttgattttctttctggTCATAGTCATAGACCACAGAAGAAAAGTCATCAATCTTTGTAGAACTGTTAAGGGCAATAACATTATAATTGTATGTCacaacccagaccgtcgtgattggcacccacactaacactccggtgggagaaccactactacaacccaaaccaagcaactaaaccaaaactaaggcatttaagcaagttaaatactaaggaaataaatagggagttcccataaactccaacaaaaatCTAACAAGAACTAAATaatgcggaagaaataacctagaacctaaaagccaatgtaccaaaacatctaaagttcaacaagtctaaacaagaag is a window encoding:
- the LOC125850721 gene encoding ankyrin repeat-containing protein BDA1-like; translated protein: MDRRLREAAQKGDVHHLQSLIKEVPFLLSTVSLAGSNETPLHIACLSLHLEFAKEIIRLRPEFARELNQDGFSPLHIASANGDIDIVKELLNVDRNLCLLKGKDRRIPLHYAVIKGRKHVIKELLVASPNSAAEVTAHGETCLHLAVKNHQFEAFKLLLENLKEFNKYGLLNNKDIQGNTVLHLATSTKQFEVVDLLLDENFVAKGTIDVNSLNKGGLTPLEVLLKESGDRDIEEILRTFGAVSAEHLQTSQQEGLPQSWVVPVQDPSNEQSSREQIRDDGPRSNSKKLQDFFKYNKTKDCPGKVRDTLLVIAILIATATYQTVLSPPGGVWQDTYWPDHNNSSSSDGIMSLRRIAGQSVMGTNNPISYGLFLVFNSIGFFVSLHTINFLTIGFPLQLELQISLVALIATYDTVMSAITPNRGISLLFTIFSTVFPVFLPHITKLLRNHCKKPKFIIKICELFR